In a genomic window of Caloenas nicobarica isolate bCalNic1 chromosome 1, bCalNic1.hap1, whole genome shotgun sequence:
- the SCAF11 gene encoding protein SCAF11: MKHRKPCIQDAEGQKHEGMEGEENEEECSCSTLFYDGDTCPICLNCLLEQEIGFPENCSHTFCMTCILKWAETQASCPIDRRPFQAVCRLDALEEQIKVQVKKQLRRTEEEENCACNKGKYSYVKLRTSVRRVVCPDRGPLTAKLSKAMKKKYSNILFDKRNKKALSVKINKPRRQTCWNECVRTNFLSTLPASGSNEESFFRCRNDGTEFTEVNAAVRQKRQELELSCSSLLARVERIPSMSYGAEAETFLLTSTAVAGAILPSNIRPLENFESLGKGYAVACTQEGEEKKQASGSSGTRGTRRKSVNTTPRRRSARNSKNETLGQSRCSPRSGSSACGTPDGNDPSLNKSPSESEKAPPKRKSKRIVKQQAPVVKKKLRSSARSEKSLSDSVEDDDVESEAVLTVNKDQQSDSESDNASLPQKNNAETESANGLEGCSEHAEIEGTTGECDKDDDTSGNADPSSSVQEPPILTLAGESQEIEVKDVTEKKDDLENQDICENTLEQMETVAGPRDEVCDHAASAKVDQTLCSPQNELMENVEPLTGIDQPVASPENELLEYQEPLGKDQPLESPRSKLPEHIEAIEIVDSEAEEKTVVDCASTNIQNFSAVQEKEPDTLIHNISVDSTSEQSLKENTVPEGEAGGNSESPQVNAEHKHFGEDNNEMIPMDCDSFCSDQNEAQMEQLPPVESTEQGEANSVQCDAGNDTSVSGLSDEKDETIPQEAECKSELKDKKARTRRSRFHSPSTTWSPSRREDRKSQSPSPKRDVTRDRSSRSPKKETAREGRRSLSRSPKRETPKDEKKAPSRSPKRETVRQSRRSSSRSRTKDSSPGQKSRSRSSDRDSQRRDRDRERRNRRWSRSRSRSRSRSRSRTRNRGSSFSRNERDGHSPRWKERWANDSWRSPRGNDRYRRSEQEKQNECLKKEKDNTGKNDDQCSADKGRNDCPDWVMERINSVPDVRNREREKPHWEDGRHDNSGHSWNKSFGSGWIPNRGRGQRGRGGRGRGGFMYGDQSENQWQNRKPLSGNSDGSGNETARFPEHQPYKRKNEQDYSFDTPADRSGWTSASSWAVRKTLPADVQNYYSRRGRNSSSPQSGWGMRQEEETPEQDANSKDQGNQQSDGSQLPVNSMQQQMNVMPQVNVQHQPMSIFPYPVGVHPPMMNMQRNPFSIPPPMPMHLPTGVPLIQVAAPTNLSQGLPPPPPPPPPSQQVNYIASQQDGKQLQGIPNAAHVSNNMGAPALPAPTAVLGNVGTVQGPSAGNATSSSHIKSSNAAVKLGENKANVTVEASADSSKKDQKLLIQEKAAQEVKLAIKPFYQNKDITKEEYKEIVRKAVDKVCHSKSGEVNSAKVANLVKAYVDKYKHSRKKNPEEAVSSERK, translated from the exons ACACAGGCTTCATGTCCTATTGATCGCAGACCATTTCAAGCAGTATGCAGGCTTGATGCATTAGAAGAGCAGATAAAG GTTCAGGTTAAAAAACAATTACGGAGgacagaagaagaggaaaactgtGCCTGCAATAAGGGAAAATATAGCTATGTGAAGTTGAGAACTTCTGTGAG AAGAGTTGTGTGTCCAGACAGAGGGccattaacagcaaaattaagcaaagctatgaagaaaaaataca GTAATATTTTGTTTGACAAACGAAACAAGAAAGCTTTGTCTGTGAAGATAAACAAG cccAGAAGACAGACCTGCTGGAATGAGTGCGTCAGAACTAATTTCTTGAGCACACTTCCGGCCAGTGGTAGCAATGAAGAATCCTTTTTTAGGTGCAGAAATGACGG tacAGAATTCACAGAAGTCAATGCAGCAGTCAGACAGAAGAGACAAGAACTAGAATTGTCCTGTTCATCTCTCCTTGCTCGAGTTGAAAG AATTCCTTCAATGTCTTATGGAGCTGAAGCTGAGACCTTTCTTCTCACTTCTACTGCAGTAGCAGGGGCAATTCTTCCATCAAATATCAGGCCTTTGGAAAACTTtg AATCTTTAGGCAAAGGATATGCTGTTGCATGTACccaagaaggagaagagaaaaagcaagcttCTGGTTCATCTGGCACTAGAGGAACTAGAAGGAAATCAGTTAATACTACTCCTAGAAGAAGGTCTGCACGAAACAGCAAAAATGAGACTCTGGGTCAGTCTCGGTGCTCACCTCGGTCAGGCAGTTCTGCGTGCGGTACCCCTGATGGGAATGACCCGTCTCTGAATAAATCTCCTTCGGAATCAGAGAAAGCTCCTCCAAAACGAAAGTCTAAAAGAATAGTAAAACAGCAAGCACCTGTGGttaaaaagaaactgaggaGTTCTGCACGTTCTGAAAAATCACTCAGTGATTCAGTGGAAGATGATGATGTTGAGTCTGAAGCAGTTCTGACAGTAAATAAAGACCAGCAGTCAGATAGTGAAAGCGATAATGCAAGCCTTCCgcagaaaaataatgcagaaacagAATCTGCCAATGGATTGGAAGGCTGTAGTGAACATGCAGAAATTGAGGGAACTACAGGAGAGTGTGACAAAGACGACGATACTTCAGGCAATGCGGATCCAAGTTCTTCTGTCCAAGAACCTCCAATACTAACTTTAGCAGGTGAAAGTCAGGAAATTGAAGTAAAAgatgttactgaaaaaaaagatgatctTGAGAATCAGGACATCTGTGAAAATACTCTTGAACAAATGGAAACAGTAGCTGGTCCCAGAGATGAAGTATGTGACCATGCAGCTTCTGCAAAAGTAGATCAAACATTGTGTAGTCCTCAAAATGAATTAATGGAGAATGTAGAACCTTTGACAGGAATAGATCAACCTGTGGCTAGTCCAGAAAATGAATTGTTGGAATATCAAGAACCTTTGGGAAAAGATCAGCCATTAGAAAGCCCCAGAAGCAAATTGCCTGAGCATATAGAAGCCATAGAAATAGTTGATTCtgaggctgaagaaaaaacagtagtAGACTGTGCAAGTACAAATATTCAAAACTTTAGTGCTGTTCAAGAGAAAGAACCAGATACATTGATACACAATATTTCTGTGGACAGTACATCAGAACAGTCCTTAAAAGAGAACACCGTGCCAGAAGGTGAAGCGGGTGGAAATTCAGAGTCACCCCAGGTAAATGCTGAACATAAGCATTTTGGTGAAGATAACAATGAAATGATACCAATGGATTGTGACTCATTTTGCAGTGACCAGAATGAAGCACAGATGGAGCAGTTACCACCAGTTGAAAGTACAGAGCAAGGAGAAGCGAACTCTGTACAGTGTGATGCAGGAAACGATACATCAGTTTCAGGGCTTTCTGATGAAAAAGATGAAACTATTCCTCAAGAAGCAGAGTGCAAATCAGAACTCAAAGATAAAAAGGCTCGAACTAGAAGGTCTAGGTTTCACTCTCCATCAACAACTTGGTCTCCTTCTAGGAGAGAGGACAGGAAATCTCAGTCACCATCCCCTAAAAGAGACGTGACCAGAGACAGGAGCTCACGATCAcccaagaaggaaactgcgagggagggaaggagatcTTTATCTCGTTCTCCAAAGAGAGAGACAcccaaagatgaaaaaaaagcaccatCTCGATCtcccaaaagggaaactgtCAGGCAAAGCAGGAGATCGTCTTCTCGGTCAAGAACTAAGGATTCGTCTCCAGGGCAAAAATCTAGATCTCGAAGCAGTGATAGAGATAGTCAAAGAAGAGATCGTGACCgagaaagaagaaataggaGGTGGTCTAGGTCACGGTCACGATCTAGGTCAAGATCACGATCTAGAACAAGAAATAGAGGTTCTTCATTCTCTAGAAATGAAAGGGACGGTCATTCACCTCGATGGAAAGAGAGATGGGCAAATGACAGCTGGAGGAGTCCCAGAGGAAATGATCGATACAGAAGAAGTGAGCAAGAGAAACAGAACGAGTGTCTTAAAAAAGAGAAGGacaatacaggaaaaaatgatgaTCAGTGTTCTGCAGACAAGGGGAGAAATGACTGTCCAGACTGGGTAATGGAAAGGATTAACTCAGTGCCTGATGTcaggaacagagagagagagaaaccacACTGGGAAGACGGCAGGCATGATAACTCAGGACACTCTTGGAATAAAAGCTTTGGTTCAGGTTGGATTCCGAATCGAGGGAGAGGTCAGCGTGGCCGAGGTGGGCGTGGAAGAGGTGGTTTCATGTATGGAGACCAGAGTGAAAATCAGTGGCAAAATAGAAAACCGCTCTCAGGGAACTCAGATGGTTCTGGGAATGAAACTGCAAGGTTCCCAGAACATCAGCCATACAAGCGTAAGAATGAGCAAGATTATTCTTTCGATACACCTGCTGACAGATCTGGGTGGACATCTGCGTCCAGCTGGGCTGTGAGAAAGACTTTACCTGCCGATGTGCAGAATTATTATTCAAGAAGAGGACGCAATTCATCAAGCCCACAGTCCGGATGGGGAATGAGACAAGAAGAGGAGACACCTGAACAAG aTGCAAACTCCAAAGACCAGGGCAACCAGCAAAGCGATGGCTCTCAGCTACCAGTAAATTCGATGCAACAACAAATGAATGTAATGCCACAAGTGAATGTACAGCACCAGCCCATGAGTATCTTCCCGTATCCAGTGGGTGTCCATCCTCCCATGATGAACATGCAACGCAATCCTTTCAGCATCCCCCCTCCCATGCCCATGCATCTCCCTACTGGAGTGCCTCTCATACAGGTAGCTGCTCCCACCAATTTGTCTCAGGGATTACCTCCGCCTCCACCTCCACCCCCACCATCTCAACAAGTCAACTACATTGCTTCACAGCAAGACGGAAAACAATTGCAG ggTATCCCAAATGCTGCTCATGTAAGTAATAACATGGGTGCTCCAGCCTTGCCGGCTCCAACAGCAGTCCTGGGAAACGTGGGAACAGTTCAGGGACCAAGCGCGGGTAACGCAACATCCTCAAGTCACATCAAAAGCTCTAACGCAGCTGTAAAAttgggagaaaacaaagcaaatgtaaCAGTGGAAGCCAGCGCAGATAGCTCCAAGAAGGACCAG aaattgcttattcaagaaaaagcagcacaagagGTCAAACTAGCTATTAAGCCTTTCTACCAAAATAAAGACATCACTAAAGAAGAATATAAGGAAATTGTGCGGAAAGCTGTAGATAAA GTTTGTCATAGCAAGAGCGGAGAAGTTAATTCTGCAAAAGTGGCAAATCTAGTGAAAGCGTATGTAGACAAATATAAACATTCACGGAAGAAAAATCCTGAAGAGGCAGTCTCCTCTGAAAGGAAATAG